The segment ACCGGAATATATTCTTACAATTATGCTCATAGTGCTCCATTAGTAACTAACAGTGGATGATAGCTCTGCAAATGGTTTTTGCCACACCTACCTAGTAGTTCAAAAAGTAGCTGGGGGGTCGTGTTTTCTTGAGACCAAATGGGGACCATGATAGCCAACATGAAACTACATATATAGTAGTAATGATGCATTTGTTGACATGTCAAAGGTTGTAGGTGCAATTCCATTCCAGGAATATTGTTGACATGTCAAAGGTTGTAGGTGCAATTCCATTCCAGGAATATTGTTGACATGTCAAAGGTTGTAGGCAATCTATTAGCAGTAAAGCAGGCCTGGTTGCTACAGTTTAAAAAAAAGGCATAGATCTATTCTTCTTAGTTTCAGCTGCCTAACTGATAGGATTTGTCGGATACAATCCTGCAGTCCCACTTCACATATTGTACTTTTGCCTATTTCGTGAGCTCTCAAGTCTCTGAACTCCCTAGTAAATGTCTACGAGCTAATTTAGAGAGGTGTGCTGTTTCATTGTGGGTCTCCTTCATGTACAGCACAACTTTAGGTGTAGTACGAGTAGGTCTGTGTAGTTCCACATGGATTTGTTCTGGATCGCTAGTGCATTACCCATCACAAGGCTGAGCCAGTGAGCTATACATACTTCAAGCAGTCTATGGGAAGACCATCGGTCAGCCTTCAAGTCAGTAGATGTGCAGACTATCGCTTTGAAACTAAGCATCTGATTGTTTGGTGTTATGTCAGTCTACCTAATTGTTTATAATTTTTTctgggcacctctcaacttcCAATTTAACATTTATATATGAGCTACTAGTGTTTTGCTCTAATAGAGCATTTTTCATCTGATTCCTTATATAGGGCAAAGCCATCTTCAGATGTCAGCAAGAGCATGTGTTTAGACCTTTCTGTGAAGGAGAAATCTGCCAAACCTCCACGGAGGCACTCAATACAAACCAAGCCAGGAGCTAGCCCAAGGCCAACACCTTCTGGAACTGTCACCACTCCAGTGTCTAGGAGATCGGACAGCCAGTGGAGGTTTGATACTCCGACATCAGAAGCATCCATGTCCATGAGAAGGCGCAAGTTCAGCACACTTTCTTCAATCTCGTACTGGATGACACAGATCAGGCTGGCTGAGGCTGCTTCTAAGCACTCAGTTTCTCTGGGCTTCTTTAAGCTTGCTCTTGAATCAGAATGTGAGGTAAGCATCTCTTCTTTATTGTTCTGTCTTTTATCAAATGAGTTTGTTACATAGATGCGATTAGAATGGTGTGTGTTTTTATACAGCCTTTGGACCGGATGAGGGAAGAACTCAAGTCCTATGTAGCCCGGCATGGCCTAGCGACAGAGTTGGAGGACCCAGTTAAGGACATTCTTCAGGTTTATGATATTGCTGAGGATTTTGAGAAGCTGAAGATCTCTCCAGAGCCCTCACAGGAACCAAAGAAGTCTGACAAGGCTGCTCGTACTGCCACCAATGTGTCACCCAATGGTAACCTGAAGCCAAGATCACTAAACTCTGATGCTACTGAAAGTAAGGAAGCTGGAAAGAAAGAGAGCATTCAGAAAGTGAAGCCTGATGCAAAGGTCAGAGGCTCCTATAACAGGAATCCAGTCAAAAACACCACTGCAAGCGCAAAGGAAGTAGTTGCCAAGAACACTGGTAagaaaaccaagaaagaggcCAAGGGTCAGCAGGAAGTTAGCAATGGAGGAGATAGTGAGGTTTCGTCAGCCCTCCCAGATCAGGAATCTGGTAACTATCTTTTTGCAATGCAAGTATGGCACAAGCGTGTGCTATTCCATTTGCTAACTGTTATTTGTATTTTGCAGCTGATGTTGTGAAGGATATCACCCATGAAGACAAAGAGAACATGGTAAATAATATAGCTAGCAACTGACATCATTGGATCATTTTTAGGACAGCAACATGCTATTATTTTGATCCAACTAATCAATTATTCAATCTACTTTGCCTGCAGGGCGATATTGGAATGACGGTGGACGTTGCCATAGCCCAAGATATCTAGAACAGCCGGACCAACTTCAGATTCAATAATTTTTTTATCGCTGAAGATGAAGTATTAGTGTGTGGTTGCTTATTTTGGTTTGCATTGTTAATATGTTATTAGCAGAGCTTGTCTGTGTGATTGCTGAACCTTAAACGGTCTTCAAGAGTGTGTCATAAGTTGACGATTGCTTGTATTCCTTTGTTAAGTTTGCGGCTTTGCATGTGCTAATCGTGCATCTGAATATAGTGGAATTTATCTGTTCTCGCGATTCTTCCCAACAGAAGATCCTCCCTGATGTTTGTGTTCTGCTAATGTTTTATTTATGCTGCTCGTTTGTTCTGCATTTCCTCAATTGCATGCTTGTACTGGATGCACATGTCTCCACGTCTCATGCCGTACTGGGGCAGGAGCTCGTACTGTGCGATCATGTGGGTTTCCTTGTATTATTGGATCTTGGACAGAATCCAGAGCAGAGCACGCAGGATGCTGGTTCTGATCCTCGCTTAACAAAACATTCCTTCATGTGCATCGGTGTCTCCATTCATCAGAATGCTGGCATTTTACAGGAAG is part of the Sorghum bicolor cultivar BTx623 chromosome 10, Sorghum_bicolor_NCBIv3, whole genome shotgun sequence genome and harbors:
- the LOC8065041 gene encoding uncharacterized protein LOC8065041 isoform X2 encodes the protein MAKPSSDVSKSMCLDLSVKEKSAKPPRRHSIQTKPGASPRPTPSGTVTTPVSRRSDSQWRFDTPTSEASMSMRRRKFSTLSSISYWMTQIRLAEAASKHSVSLGFFKLALESECEPLDRMREELKSYVARHGLATELEDPVKDILQVYDIAEDFEKLKISPEPSQEPKKSDKAARTATNVSPNGNLKPRSLNSDATESKEAGKKESIQKVKPDAKVRGSYNRNPVKNTTASAKEVVAKNTGKKTKKEAKGQQEVSNGGDSEVSSALPDQESADVVKDITHEDKENMGDIGMTVDVAIAQDI
- the LOC8065041 gene encoding uncharacterized protein LOC8065041 isoform X1 is translated as MATSGEQSAGGGSAARASKLRYPLRSASKGKAADAPPTISAPRRAKPSSDVSKSMCLDLSVKEKSAKPPRRHSIQTKPGASPRPTPSGTVTTPVSRRSDSQWRFDTPTSEASMSMRRRKFSTLSSISYWMTQIRLAEAASKHSVSLGFFKLALESECEPLDRMREELKSYVARHGLATELEDPVKDILQVYDIAEDFEKLKISPEPSQEPKKSDKAARTATNVSPNGNLKPRSLNSDATESKEAGKKESIQKVKPDAKVRGSYNRNPVKNTTASAKEVVAKNTGKKTKKEAKGQQEVSNGGDSEVSSALPDQESADVVKDITHEDKENMGDIGMTVDVAIAQDI
- the LOC8065041 gene encoding uncharacterized protein LOC8065041 isoform X3 — translated: MCLDLSVKEKSAKPPRRHSIQTKPGASPRPTPSGTVTTPVSRRSDSQWRFDTPTSEASMSMRRRKFSTLSSISYWMTQIRLAEAASKHSVSLGFFKLALESECEPLDRMREELKSYVARHGLATELEDPVKDILQVYDIAEDFEKLKISPEPSQEPKKSDKAARTATNVSPNGNLKPRSLNSDATESKEAGKKESIQKVKPDAKVRGSYNRNPVKNTTASAKEVVAKNTGKKTKKEAKGQQEVSNGGDSEVSSALPDQESADVVKDITHEDKENMGDIGMTVDVAIAQDI